From a region of the Narcine bancroftii isolate sNarBan1 chromosome 5, sNarBan1.hap1, whole genome shotgun sequence genome:
- the cttnbp2nlb gene encoding CTTNBP2 N-terminal like b isoform X3 codes for MAQCKKMQDRMLSQLAAAESRHRKVILDLEEERRRHAQDTAEGDDVTYMLEKERERLTQQLEFEKSQVKKVEKEQKRLSTQLEEERSRHKQLTTVLVKECKKASNKTVEEVQKVAELKLKLEKELARNSKLEEELATEKRRALQKEAQMEKQLSELDIEKEQLRAKLNREENQTQALNEEVERLKQVIEELKTVENEASFLASSSLGAGSNNSKSSQGDFPHVEVTNKSDTKSGHGIPSKSSTLIPHLNGHCGTLKCNNDNDQSIDENGTDVPSSNENKPVSPTPDHVVENGTAAVTTGLAPHFTGGHSPSPGNTVSSSAASSVSSSPCSSPVLAKRLIGSATPTTSFQSSYQAGLNQRFHAARFKFQTQVEQDQQTGVLQSPPPRDLSPTTLDSSAAKQLARNTVTQVLSRFTSQTTTLKTTNNSPFGTDYRQLGTSTKTPTSDSSHSPSSNKASSPQSPLIPGIKSPTTSRVDRGNPPPIPPKKPGLAQSPASPPPLGRPSTDGGPSHIGLAAKNESSASNSPQPQRFFNWRETGNQEDVSSKAPLDHGSVVSTEDDTEGAVPVGPVATQLNEPNPAASMKLSAVSTDVCNTTIDLPNTCGMDNSLIAPSNKEIDILLPTSS; via the exons gtTATCCTGGACCTGGAAGAGGAGAGGCGAAGACATGCCCAGGACACGGCAGAAGGTGATGATGTGACCTATATGCTAGAGAAAGAACGCGAGCGACTCACACAACAG CTGGAATTTGAAAAATCACAGGTGAAGAAAGTGGAAAAGGAGCAGAAGAGGCTGTCCACACAATTGGAGGAAGAACGATCGCGACACAAGCAGCTAACCACAGTGTTAGTAAAGGAATGCAAAAAAGCCTCTAATAAGACAGTAGAGGAAGTTCAGAAAGTTGCAGAGCTAAAATTAAAGCTCGAGAAAGAGTTGGCAAGGAACAGTAAATTGGAGGAGGAGTTGGCCACCGAGAAGAGACGAGCCTTGCAGAAGGAAGCCCAAATGGAAAAACAGCTCTCTGAGTTGGACATTGAGAAGGAGCAGTTGAGGGCGAAACTAAATCGTGAAGAAAACCAAACGCAAGCTCTCAATGAAGAAGTGGAACGCTTGAAACAAGTTATTGAAGAGCTTAAAACAGTGGAGAATGAAGCAAGCTTCCTGGCCAGCTCATCCTTAGGGGCTGGGTCTAATAACAGCAAGTCCAGCCAAGGAGATTTTCCCCATGTGGAAGTGACAAACAAAAGTGATACAAAATCAGGACATGGCATACCATCTAAATCATCAACTCTTATTCCACATCTCAATGGCCATTGTGGGACCCTTAAATGTAATAATGATAATGACCAATCTATTGATGAAAATGGAACAGATGTCCCTTCCTCAAATGAAAACAAGCCTGTTTCTCCCACTCCAGATCACGTGGTTGAAAATGGAACTGCTGCCGTGACCACTGGATTGGCACCACATTTTACTGGTGGGCATTCCCCTTCTCCGGGCAACACTGTAAGCTCATCAGCCGCCTCCTCAGTATCTTCCTCCCCGTGCTCGTCCCCTGTGTTAGCAAAACGACTAATTGGTTCAGCAACCCCTACTACCAGTTTCCAGTCCTCCTACCAAGCTGGGCTAAATCAAAGATTTCATGCTGCTCGATTTAAATTCCAAACTCAAGTAGAGCAAGATCAACAGACTGGTGTCTTACAGAGCCCCCCCCCAAGGGATCTATCACCCACTACTTTGGACAGTTCAGCTGCCAAACAGTTGGCTCGTAACACTGTCACCCAAGTCCTTTCTAGGTTTACAAGCCAGACCACCACTCTTAAAACTACAAATAATTCCCCCTTTGGAACAGACTATCGGCAATTGGGCACTTCAACAAAGACTCCAACCAGTGATTCCAGTCATTCACCCAGCTCCAACAAAGCCTCTAGTCCACAAAGTCCACTGATACCTGGAATAAAATCGCCGACGACATCCAGGGTGGATCGAGGAAATCCTCCACCAATTCCTCCCAAAAAACCTGGCCTTGCACAATCTCCAGCTTCACCACCTCCTCTGGGGAGACCATCCACAGATGGTGGACCATCCCATATCGGGCTTGCTGCTAAAAATGAGTCCAGTGCCTCCAACTCTCCACAACCTCAACGTTTCTTTAACTGGCGTGAAACTGGGAATCAGGAGGATGTTTCATCAAAAGCACCTTTGGACCATGGTTCAGTGGTAAGCACAGAGGATGATACTGAGGGTGCAGTTCCTGTTGGGCCAGTGGCAACACAATTGAATGAACCAAATCCTGCAGCCTCCATGAAGCTTTCAGCAGTTTCCACGGATGTTTGTAACACCACAATCGACCTGCCAAACACATGTGGAATGGATAACAGTTTAATCGCACCATCCAATAAAGAGATTGATATACTTCTTCCAACCAGTAGTTAA